In a genomic window of Methanosarcina horonobensis HB-1 = JCM 15518:
- a CDS encoding Coenzyme F420 hydrogenase/dehydrogenase, beta subunit C-terminal domain translates to MSELKAGSDIKVGDKLLGWAVSEDVRSRGASGGLVTAVLAAALETGFVERVLVLKRVSEFEAYPVFTSDVKEVLESAGSMHSVPVNLARYLKPETCSGKIALPAKPCDTRAVVERAKRNVLSPENTYVIGLNCGGTMHPETVRKMLEAVYRLGPEEIEGEEILKGKLVFFTKDGKEHAVPIDDLEAEGLGRRDSCRYCQVKVPKNADLACGNWGVPGDLAGKGTFVEVMTEKGAELLRNAVHAGFAELISADEKGISAREKVNKVMLGMSEKRKAEVFAPIENGGERFEYFRKELENCIHCGACKAVCPVCTCGEDSKCTAYSSLADSYRMSLFHMVRFLHLSDSCIGCGQCEDVCPAEILLTRLYQRFAVPIQKEYRYIPGMSDRTPPFFALKPEDNEDKEGSGCSCR, encoded by the coding sequence ATGTCGGAACTGAAAGCTGGCTCCGATATTAAAGTTGGGGATAAGTTGCTCGGCTGGGCTGTGTCCGAAGACGTGAGGTCGCGTGGAGCCTCCGGAGGGCTTGTGACAGCAGTGCTTGCAGCTGCCCTTGAGACCGGGTTTGTGGAAAGAGTGCTTGTCCTGAAAAGGGTCAGCGAATTTGAAGCCTACCCTGTGTTTACTTCGGATGTGAAAGAAGTTCTGGAATCAGCTGGTTCCATGCATTCCGTGCCCGTAAACCTTGCCAGGTACTTAAAACCCGAAACCTGCTCCGGAAAAATAGCCCTCCCAGCAAAGCCCTGCGATACAAGGGCAGTTGTCGAAAGGGCAAAAAGAAATGTCCTATCTCCTGAGAATACCTATGTGATAGGTCTCAACTGCGGGGGTACAATGCACCCTGAAACGGTCAGGAAAATGCTTGAGGCCGTCTACAGGCTTGGTCCCGAAGAGATCGAAGGAGAAGAAATCTTAAAAGGTAAGCTTGTTTTCTTCACAAAGGATGGGAAAGAGCATGCAGTTCCTATTGATGATCTTGAGGCAGAAGGACTTGGAAGAAGGGACTCCTGCCGCTACTGCCAGGTAAAGGTACCTAAGAATGCCGATCTTGCCTGCGGAAACTGGGGTGTCCCCGGCGATCTTGCAGGAAAAGGTACCTTCGTAGAAGTTATGACTGAGAAAGGAGCAGAACTTCTAAGAAATGCAGTCCATGCGGGCTTTGCCGAACTTATATCTGCTGATGAAAAAGGAATCTCTGCTCGGGAAAAGGTCAATAAGGTAATGCTCGGGATGAGCGAGAAAAGGAAAGCTGAAGTCTTTGCCCCTATTGAAAATGGAGGAGAACGCTTTGAGTATTTCCGGAAAGAGCTTGAAAACTGTATCCACTGCGGAGCCTGCAAGGCAGTCTGTCCTGTTTGCACCTGCGGGGAAGACTCAAAATGTACTGCGTACTCTTCCCTTGCGGACAGCTACAGGATGTCACTTTTCCATATGGTACGCTTCCTGCACCTTTCGGACTCCTGTATAGGCTGCGGGCAGTGTGAAGATGTTTGCCCTGCGGAAATTCTGCTTACTCGCCTTTACCAGCGCTTTGCGGTGCCTATCCAGAAAGAATACAGGTACATTCCGGGCATGTCAGACAGGACTCCGCCTTTTTTTGCCCTGAAACCCGAAGACAATGAAGATAAAGAAGGAAGTGGCTGCTCATGCAGATAA
- a CDS encoding hydrogenase iron-sulfur subunit, with translation MKPEKNEIPEAWEPKIVMFCCNWCSYAGADGAGIGRFQQPASMRIIRVMCSSRVDPVHVFSAFLEGADAVLITGCHLGDCHYINGNEKTLVKFNFMRSMLKELGLEEERLQLNWISASEGEKFSEVVRAVTEQVRQLGPSILKPEGVA, from the coding sequence ATGAAACCTGAGAAAAACGAAATCCCTGAGGCATGGGAACCCAAAATTGTTATGTTCTGCTGCAACTGGTGTTCCTATGCAGGCGCAGACGGAGCCGGAATCGGGCGTTTCCAGCAGCCTGCAAGCATGCGCATCATCCGTGTAATGTGCTCGAGCAGGGTAGATCCTGTGCATGTATTTTCAGCTTTCCTTGAGGGAGCCGATGCCGTACTTATCACGGGCTGCCACCTCGGGGACTGCCACTACATAAACGGAAACGAAAAAACTCTCGTGAAGTTCAATTTCATGCGTTCGATGTTAAAAGAGCTCGGCCTGGAAGAAGAAAGGCTTCAGCTCAACTGGATCTCGGCCTCAGAAGGAGAAAAGTTTTCCGAGGTTGTCCGTGCGGTTACGGAACAGGTCAGGCAGCTTGGTCCGAGTATCTTGAAACCAGAAGGGGTGGCATAA